A genomic window from Caldicellulosiruptor kronotskyensis 2002 includes:
- a CDS encoding protein kinase family protein produces MVLKQKFKLYYGFDIKELKKFKDGYLLKTGKEEYLLKKTKMSPAEIVFIFHCHQHLKDNKFVNFEKIIPTKDGCPYLRIDKMTYVLIEHFKKEPVELSEKQVISCIEFINSFHAASTNLKSAVGARYNVQYGKDRITARNMYSMFVKLKEKPQLIKNEKLRNIILRTIDSNIEYVKKALEILEDDRYLEVISRSMQENRFIHGKLTIYNIYKCYSKLRLANMFDLELNVREKDIATFVKSLIKIDKNFDFEECINKFYVTSYDNYKKCLVLAMILLPYEYFSLLKKIIRFRDLDWASEEFEEKFTSLCEKEQYKDKILASLH; encoded by the coding sequence ATGGTGTTGAAACAAAAATTTAAGCTTTACTATGGCTTTGACATAAAAGAGCTCAAGAAGTTCAAAGATGGATATTTATTAAAAACAGGCAAAGAAGAATACCTTTTGAAAAAGACTAAAATGTCGCCAGCAGAAATTGTCTTTATATTTCACTGTCATCAGCATTTAAAAGACAACAAATTTGTTAATTTTGAGAAGATTATTCCCACAAAGGATGGTTGTCCTTATCTGAGAATTGACAAGATGACATATGTGCTGATAGAACATTTTAAAAAAGAACCGGTTGAACTTTCTGAAAAACAGGTGATCAGCTGTATTGAATTTATAAATTCTTTTCATGCAGCGTCTACCAACTTAAAATCGGCTGTAGGTGCAAGATACAATGTTCAATATGGAAAAGATAGGATTACTGCACGGAATATGTATTCGATGTTCGTTAAGCTGAAAGAAAAACCTCAGCTCATAAAAAATGAAAAGCTGAGAAACATAATTTTGAGGACAATTGACTCAAACATCGAATATGTAAAAAAAGCGTTAGAAATTTTAGAAGATGACAGGTATCTTGAGGTAATATCGCGCAGCATGCAAGAAAATAGATTCATACATGGCAAACTAACTATTTACAACATATACAAATGTTACAGTAAATTAAGACTTGCAAATATGTTTGACTTAGAGCTAAATGTCCGTGAAAAGGACATAGCCACGTTTGTGAAAAGCCTGATTAAAATAGATAAAAATTTTGATTTTGAAGAATGTATAAATAAATTTTATGTTACCTCATATGATAATTACAAAAAATGTTTAGTATTGGCTATGATACTTCTGCCATATGAGTATTTCTCTCTTCTCAAGAAAATCATCAGGTTTAGAGATTTGGACTGGGCGTCTGAAGAATTTGAAGAAAAATTTACAAGTTTATGTGAAAAAGAACAATATAAAGATAAAATTTTAGCCTCCCTGCATTAA
- a CDS encoding CotS family spore coat protein, whose product MGTPELKLVEENYYIKIDEIKQIKSNAYFVKTKDGKEFFLKVSRVDKEHVDFIIKIFSHLKNTSFKSHLIDFQKTIDGGFYFLDNHKKVYLLCKWIDGRSADFRNVYDLRRVVSILHHLHLASLSFAEEIKDSFYPSYQEVFCRKYSQVIQMKNIIHQKDNLSYFDEIFLNVLSRFEDRFVESMHMMKKVEDYFKEENQKVLIHHDPAHHNFIFSEKGVYLIDFDYAMVDYSVHDFVNLGVRVLKTNDWDRNMFRIYLKLLQDKNILNKFWLQTFWILMYFPQEIWQVGFQYYFEKQPWAEEYFLKRLKGSERIQAGKEMIIKEFAGGIFKWC is encoded by the coding sequence ATGGGAACACCTGAACTTAAGTTAGTTGAAGAGAATTATTATATAAAGATAGATGAAATAAAACAAATAAAATCCAATGCCTATTTTGTAAAGACAAAGGATGGTAAAGAATTTTTTTTGAAGGTCAGTAGAGTTGACAAAGAACATGTTGATTTTATTATCAAGATTTTTTCACACCTGAAAAATACAAGTTTTAAAAGCCACCTGATTGATTTTCAAAAGACCATTGACGGTGGCTTTTATTTTTTAGATAATCACAAAAAGGTTTATCTTCTATGTAAGTGGATAGATGGCAGAAGTGCAGATTTCAGAAATGTTTATGACTTGAGAAGAGTAGTTTCAATCTTGCATCACCTTCATTTAGCCTCACTTTCTTTTGCTGAGGAAATAAAAGATAGTTTTTATCCATCTTATCAAGAAGTGTTTTGTAGAAAGTATTCACAAGTTATCCAAATGAAGAATATTATACATCAAAAAGATAATCTTAGCTATTTTGATGAAATATTCTTGAATGTTCTAAGCAGATTTGAAGATAGGTTTGTGGAGAGCATGCATATGATGAAAAAAGTTGAAGACTACTTCAAAGAAGAGAATCAGAAGGTATTAATTCATCATGATCCTGCTCATCACAATTTTATATTTTCTGAAAAAGGTGTATACCTTATCGACTTCGATTATGCGATGGTAGATTATAGTGTACATGACTTTGTAAACCTTGGTGTGAGGGTTTTGAAAACAAATGATTGGGACAGAAATATGTTTAGAATTTATTTAAAATTGCTACAGGATAAAAATATCTTAAATAAATTCTGGTTGCAAACATTTTGGATTTTGATGTATTTCCCACAAGAGATTTGGCAAGTTGGATTTCAGTACTATTTCGAAAAACAGCCGTGGGCGGAAGAGTATTTTCTCAAAAGACTTAAAGGATCAGAAAGAATACAAGCAGGAAAGGAGATGATAATTAAGGAATTTGCGGGAGGGATTTTTAAATGGTGTTGA